The Corvus moneduloides isolate bCorMon1 chromosome 20, bCorMon1.pri, whole genome shotgun sequence region tttattgcaatttCAGTAGCACACAGAGCCTGTGACATCCCTTGAGCCCTTTTGTGTTTGGTTCTGTGTATCTGCACATGATAAGGGATGTCACAGCCCCTAAATCAGCTTTGTGGCAGCTGGAATGAGGGAAAACACTGGTTTTCCTCTACTTTGAGAGGGAGGAATACAGTTATAATAAAGTGTGTCTGCTTTACTCATTTGTATGTGTCTTTCAGGCATAATTTAGATGAAGCCATGCTGACAGACCCATGGGACAGCATGAAACATGCAGATTTAGGTGGGTTTTCAACTCCTTTTGGGTCAAACCAAATCCTTTTCTGCCACAGTTCCCAGCTGTGGTATCTGGGTGTttgctggcagccctgggagcgTGAACAAGGAAGGAAGGGCAGAGAAAAGATTTGGAATATTGACCTGAGAAGGGGATAAGAACTGCCTGGTGCCAAGGGGAGGCACTTGGGGTTAATGACTGGGTTTGGATGTTGAGGTTTAGCATGTGTGATGTCATTAGGGTGACAGGGTAAGCTGCATTCTAGTGTTTTGTCAattaaaactcttctttttgTCCCCTCCTGATGGGGGGAGTAACCATAGACCCTAAAGCTGCAAGTGAACATTCTGGAAAATGTGGATTCATCCTGTTTCCCCCCCTCTTTCCTGGCAGTCCTGGTTTTGGTGGATGTGTCAGATCACTGGACACGGAACTCTCTGAGCAAGGAGGTGCTGAAGTGCCTGTCTCAGTTCCCCCACACCCCCAGTGTCCTGGTCCTGAACAAGGTAAATCCTGTTTGTTCTTCCTGCTTTCTTCAGGCACCAGCTGGCATCAGCAGtgatggggtttggggtctcTGGTGTGTTAAAGGACATAggtttctccctctgctccagaaTATTGAGGGGGGTGTGGGTACCTGTTGCATGCACAAGCACCCCTGAAGTTGTACTGCTGTCTGGGGTTTAAATCCACCTGGGAAGAGGAGCCAGGTTGGCCAGGGAGAatctcagcagagctggcaggttCTCAGTGTTTGGGCAaactgtgctggcactgctgccacacTCTGGTTTGGCCTCTGGTCACAAAACTGTCCtatcctgcagcagctgcttccctgggtGGTTTCCTCTGGCTTCTTCAGATCCAGGGCCCAGCTGCCCACCTCATTTAGGACAAATCCAGacacctctctctctctttttctctctctctgagttCAGGTGGATATACTAAAGAAGAAGTTTCTCCTGCTGGAAATAGTAGCTGACCTGACAGAGGGAGTTGTAAATGGAAAGAAACTGGAAGTGaaatctgcatttaaacagGATTCCAGTTCTTCAGCAAAGTCTCCTCTTCAAATCACTCAGCCTTCTCCACCTCAAGGCAAGGTCCCACGATCTCCCTGTGGGCAGGAAAAGAATCAGGCCCAGGAAGGCTCTGCTTTGGACAGGAGCAGTGTTGTTGggggtgctggcacaggggaagCCCAAGGGCCAAAGTACTATGGACCCGAGGATCTAAAAGACATGAAAGGCTGGCCACACTTCCAGGAGATCTTCATGCTGGCAGCTCTCCATGGGGAGGAGGTGGATACACTCAAGGTAACTCCAGTCTGAACTTGTGTCACACCTGGAGACTGGTGTGGGACCCCAGCACTTGACACAGAGCCTCAGCTCCTGTTCCTGGCCTGGGATGGGGGGAAAGTGTCAGGTGTCAACATGGGGTGTGTCCTTACTGCATCTCCAGGACTTTCTGTACAAAACTCTTGCCTGGGGGTCTCCAAGCAGCAGCTTGTTCACCACAATGAATCCACCCACTGCTCTCTTCTCAGCTCCAGGGGTTCTGTGGGCTTTTGTAACTGATACACACGGCCCTAGGGAGGGGTTCAGagcttccctttctctttcccctgcCCAAAATACCAAACTGCTGCCCTGATGCCAggccagcagcagtgccctcTCTGCACAGGGATGTTGGCACTGTGTGGGCGACACGTGGCAGCTGATGGGGGGTGTTGTGCCCACAGAGGTACCTCCTGATGCAAGCCAAGCCAGGCCCTTGGGAATTCCACAGCGATGTCCTGACCAACCAGTCACCTCAAGAGATCTGTGATAATATCATCAGGGAGAAGGTCCTGGAGTACCTGCCCCTGGAAGTGCCTTATGGAGTGACTCAGGTGGGAAGTGTGCCCAGGCAGATTTGGCCACGAGCTGTTTTATTGGGAATTTTGAGCTGTGCGATGAGAATCCCTTTGTTTGGATCTGTGGGATCTGCCAGGCCCTGTGGAGTGACTCAGTACTTGCACCCCAGGTGTGCTCTAAGACCCTTTCTGTGTGCGTGAGGGGGCCACCCTCATGTGCTGGTGTCTCCAGGGGAGTGGTGTTTGGGGGTCCTGAGGATTTTCCAGGATTGCTGAGTGCTCGCTTGCTGTCGCAGGTGACGGACAT contains the following coding sequences:
- the ERAL1 gene encoding GTPase Era, mitochondrial; the encoded protein is MAAPMATAAARAAFWAAGAAAVGPLRLGAARLPGSRWGGRSSALGRILGVPGRWGGSSSALGSLLGIPTEAPPAALGQHPPPVATDKEEQRRLLENRPDQPQNPKVLRIAIIGAPNAGKSTLSNRLLGRKVFPVSKKVHTTRCKAWGVITHENTQLIILDTPGLTNPLKAKRHNLDEAMLTDPWDSMKHADLVLVLVDVSDHWTRNSLSKEVLKCLSQFPHTPSVLVLNKVDILKKKFLLLEIVADLTEGVVNGKKLEVKSAFKQDSSSSAKSPLQITQPSPPQGKVPRSPCGQEKNQAQEGSALDRSSVVGGAGTGEAQGPKYYGPEDLKDMKGWPHFQEIFMLAALHGEEVDTLKRYLLMQAKPGPWEFHSDVLTNQSPQEICDNIIREKVLEYLPLEVPYGVTQVTDIWEEGECGELLIVQSLLVPRESHKRMLIGRGGKVISRIAQEAGQDLMNAFLCDVRLKLKVEVKG